The Drosophila biarmipes strain raj3 chromosome 2L, RU_DBia_V1.1, whole genome shotgun sequence genome has a window encoding:
- the LOC108033799 gene encoding skin secretory protein xP2 isoform X1, whose protein sequence is MKLMRTATSLALVLLLATSYVRAEDEKAAAPAEEKKAEPEAKAAEAAASEDTTKSKRGLHHYEDYHHHHVPHFPVHEEKTLTVIKKVPVPVPIEKIVHVPVEKHVHVPVKVKVPKPYPVIKHIPYEVKEIVKVPYEVPAPYPVEKQVHVPVHVHYDRPVPVKVHVPAPYPVEKKVHVPVKVHVPAPYPVEKIVHYNVEKHVHVDKPYPVEKVVHYPVKVPVDKPVPHYIDKPVPHYVDKPVPVPVIKKVPVPVHVPYDRPVPVHVEKPVPYEVKVHVPAPYPVIKEVPVKVEKHVPYPVKIPVEKPVHVHIEKHVPEYHEKHVTYKEPEFHHKHIEEDHHHAPIHHHSHPIVEHEHEVEHEFASHDYHSYHGY, encoded by the exons ATGAAGTTGATG CGCACAGCGACATCGCTGGCTTTGGTCTTGCTCCTGGCCACCAGCTACGTCCGGGCCGAGGACGAGAAGGCAGCCGCTCCCGCCGAGGAGAAGAAGGCTGAGCCGGAGGCCAAGGCTGCCGAGGCGGCGGCCAGCGAGGACACCACCAAGTCGAAGCGAGGACTGCACCACTACGAGGActaccaccaccaccacgtGCCCCACTTCCCGGTGCACGAGGAGAAGACGCTGACGGTGATCAAGAAGGTGCCCGTGCCCGTGCCCATCGAGAAGATCGTGCACGTGCCGGTGGAGAAGCACGTCCACGTGCCCGTTAAGGTCAAGGTGCCCAAGCCCTACCCCGTGATCAAGCACATTCCCTACGAGGTCAAGGAGATCGTGAAGGTTCCCTACGAGGTGCCAGCTCCCTATCCCGTTGAGAAGCAGGTCCATGTGCCCGTCCACGTGCACTACGATCGCCCCGTGCCCGTCAAG GTTCATGTGCCCGCTCCTTACCCAGTGGAAAAGAAGGTCCACGTGCCCGTGAAGGTGCATGTGCCCGCTCCCTATCCCGTCGAGAAGATCGTCCACTACAATGTGGAGAAGCACGTGCACGTGGACAAGCCCTATCCCGTCGAGAAGGTGGTCCACTACCCCGTGAAGGTGCCCGTCGACAAGCCAGTGCCCCACTACATCGACAAACCCGTTCCCCACTATGTGGACAAGCCAGTGCCCGTGCCCGTGATCAAGAAGGTGCCAGTGCCCGTCCATGTGCCCTATGACCGCCCCGTGCCCGTCCACGTGGAGAAGCCAGTGCCCTATGAGGTCAAGGTGCACGTGCCCGCCCCCTACCCGGTGATCAAGGAAGTGCCCGTGAAGGTCGAGAAACACGTTCCGTACCCGGTCAAGATCCCCGTGGAGAAGCCCGTCCATGTCCACATCGAGAAGCACGTGCCCGAGTACCACGAGAAGCATGTCACCTACAAGGAGCCCGAGTTCCACCACAAGCACATCGAGGAGGACCACCACCACGCGCCCATCCATCACCACTCGCACCCCATCGTGGAGCATGAGCACGAGGTGGAGCATGAATTTGCCTCTCATGATTATCATTCATATCACGGCTACTAA
- the LOC108033799 gene encoding skin secretory protein xP2 isoform X2, protein MKLMRTATSLALVLLLATSYVRAEDEKAAAPAEEKKAEPEAKAAEAAASEDTTKSKRGLHHYEDYHHHHVPHFPVHEEKTLTVIKKVPVPVPIEKIVHVPVEKHVHVPVKVKVPKPYPVIKHIPYEVKEIVKVPYEVPAPYPVEKQVHVPVHVHYDRPVPVKVHVPAPYPVEKKVHVPVKVHVPAPYPVEKIVHYNVEKHVHVDKPYPVEKVVHYPVKVPVDKPVPHYIDKPVPHYVDKPVPVPVIKKVPVPVHVPYDRPVPVHVEKPVPYEVKVHVPAPYPVIKEVPVKVEKHVPYPVKIPVEKPVHVHIEKHVPEYHEKHVTYKEPEFHHKHIEEDHHHAPIHHHSHPIVEHEHEH, encoded by the exons ATGAAGTTGATG CGCACAGCGACATCGCTGGCTTTGGTCTTGCTCCTGGCCACCAGCTACGTCCGGGCCGAGGACGAGAAGGCAGCCGCTCCCGCCGAGGAGAAGAAGGCTGAGCCGGAGGCCAAGGCTGCCGAGGCGGCGGCCAGCGAGGACACCACCAAGTCGAAGCGAGGACTGCACCACTACGAGGActaccaccaccaccacgtGCCCCACTTCCCGGTGCACGAGGAGAAGACGCTGACGGTGATCAAGAAGGTGCCCGTGCCCGTGCCCATCGAGAAGATCGTGCACGTGCCGGTGGAGAAGCACGTCCACGTGCCCGTTAAGGTCAAGGTGCCCAAGCCCTACCCCGTGATCAAGCACATTCCCTACGAGGTCAAGGAGATCGTGAAGGTTCCCTACGAGGTGCCAGCTCCCTATCCCGTTGAGAAGCAGGTCCATGTGCCCGTCCACGTGCACTACGATCGCCCCGTGCCCGTCAAG GTTCATGTGCCCGCTCCTTACCCAGTGGAAAAGAAGGTCCACGTGCCCGTGAAGGTGCATGTGCCCGCTCCCTATCCCGTCGAGAAGATCGTCCACTACAATGTGGAGAAGCACGTGCACGTGGACAAGCCCTATCCCGTCGAGAAGGTGGTCCACTACCCCGTGAAGGTGCCCGTCGACAAGCCAGTGCCCCACTACATCGACAAACCCGTTCCCCACTATGTGGACAAGCCAGTGCCCGTGCCCGTGATCAAGAAGGTGCCAGTGCCCGTCCATGTGCCCTATGACCGCCCCGTGCCCGTCCACGTGGAGAAGCCAGTGCCCTATGAGGTCAAGGTGCACGTGCCCGCCCCCTACCCGGTGATCAAGGAAGTGCCCGTGAAGGTCGAGAAACACGTTCCGTACCCGGTCAAGATCCCCGTGGAGAAGCCCGTCCATGTCCACATCGAGAAGCACGTGCCCGAGTACCACGAGAAGCATGTCACCTACAAGGAGCCCGAGTTCCACCACAAGCACATCGAGGAGGACCACCACCACGCGCCCATCCATCACCACTCGCACCCCATCGTGGAGCATGAGCACGAG CATTGA
- the LOC108033535 gene encoding acylphosphatase-1 produces the protein MAAQGVHSCEFEVFGKVQGVNFRRHALRKAKTLGLRGWCMNSGRGTVKGYIEGRPAEMDVMKEWLRTTGSPLSIIEKVEFSSQRERDRYGYTNFHIKPDPIEGAPEHEAIGSSSSNNGSY, from the coding sequence ATGGCGGCCCAGGGTGTCCACTCCTGCGAGTTCGAGGTGTTTGGCAAGGTGCAGGGAGTCAACTTCCGGCGGCACGCCTTGCGGAAGGCCAAGACCCTGGGTCTCCGGGGATGGTGCATGAACTCCGGCAGGGGCACCGTGAAGGGCTACATCGAGGGACGCCCCGCCGAGATGGACGTGATGAAGGAGTGGCTCCGGACCACGGGCAGCCCGCTTTCGATCATCGAAAAGGTTGAGTTCAGTTCCCAGAGGGAGCGGGATCGGTACGGCTATACCAACTTCCACATCAAGCCTGATCCGATTGAAGGTGCCCCTGAGCATGAAGCTATAGGCAGTAGTTCGAGTAACAACGGCAGTTATTAG
- the LOC108033576 gene encoding angiotensin-converting enzyme → MWIYSAVLLLVGLTQAESPPDETLDRFLNETNQQLAVIYDQAVLAQLLNELRGPNDLVALLEIEVTDDKLLKYVRTLTTRKAKFKRLGLGDTRQRRLLSKFPQLGYEALNDRDLEHVYALASNMSDNYHNVKLCAYKQPENCTLRLIPEVQTIVQGSRDLAEIEYYWFEWRRRTGLATRPQFVAFMDLYKKTARLNGYPRAEDYWFRSLELDGQETMALLDKIMHGLRPLFLQFHAHVRGSLRKMYGEDLVPRHRPYPQHLAEVFIGNAFRRVQAEWYVDLPSPEAGLANITQELHRRGLSTTQRVFWNVAEYFRAIGLPQLEESLWTYAQKVASDDDDRCWHKAWRYYALPRTNFTYCPLNDEERFFNMFEAQADLHYYRAASAQPTLLQEEPFPNFSDAIGKCFSMAASSPRFLRKLGLLRDAKWKELPARLNRLYVQGLRVVFLLPVFYVLDRYRVEVLAGHIQADDNEAYWRFTEHYTGATAPSKRTNAQFDVPAKLLMEVDDQYASHFLSIVLQFQLLKHFCAESGQFENGNPSKPLDLCDLSDQRGIGGILQKGMSLGSSVHYRQVLQTLVGEPEISIEGLLTYFRPLQDWLQEENQKNDLEVGWK, encoded by the exons ATGTGGATATACTCCGCGGTTTTG CTTCTGGTGGGGCTTACCCAGGCCGAATCCCCGCCCGATGAAACATTGGATAGATTTTTGAACGAGACCAACCAACAACTCGCTGTTATCTATGACCAGGCTGTTCTGGCGCAGCTGCTGAATGAGTTGCGCGGACCCAACGATTTGGTGGCTCTCCTGGAGATCGAGGTCACCGATGATAAGCTTCTCAAGTATGTGCGGACCCTGACGACCCGCAAGGCCAAGTTCAAGCGCTTGGGACTAGGAGACACGCGCCAGAGGAGATTACTCTCCAAGTTTCCCCAATTGGGCTATGAGGCTCTGAACGACAGAGATTTGGAGCACGTCTACGCACTGGCCTCCAACATGAGCGATAATTACCATAATGTCAAGCTGTGTGCTTACAAGCAGCCGGAGAATTGCACTTTGAGACTCATACCAGAGGTCCAAACGATAGTTCAAGGAAGCCGAGATCTGGCCGAGATCGAGTATTACTGGTTCGAGTGGCGGAGGCGCACGGGCTTGGCCACCAGACCTCAGTTTGTGGCCTTCATGGATCTGTACAAGAAGACCGCCCGGCTGAATGGATATCCTCGCGCCGAGGACTACTGGTTTCGATCCCTGGAACTGGACGGTCAGGAGACCATGGCTCTGCTGGACAAAATAATGCATGGCTTGAGGCCTTTGTTTCTGCAGTTTCACGCCCACGTTCGCGGATCGCTGAGGAAGATGTACGGGGAGGACTTGGTGCCCAGACACAGACCCTACCCCCAGCATTTGGCTGAGGTCTTCATTGGTAACGCCTTTAGAAGGGTGCAGGCCGAATGGTATGTGGATCTACCTTCTCCGGAGGCGGGCTTGGCCAACATCACCCAGGAGCTGCATCGCCGGGGACTGAGCACCACTCAGAGGGTTTTCTGGAACGTGGCCGAGTACTTCAGAGCCATTGGTCTGCCCCAGCTGGAGGA ATCCCTTTGGACTTATGCCCAGAAGGTGGCCTCCGATGACGATGACCGCTGTTGGCACAAGGCCTGGCGGTATTATGCCCTGCCCAGGACCAACTTTACCTACTGTCCCCTGAATGACGAGGAGCGTTTCTTCAACATGTTCGAGGCACAGGCGGACCTACACTACTATCGAGCCGCCTCGGCTCAACCCACCTTGCTCCAGGAGGAGCCTTTTCCCAATTTCAGTGATGCCATTGGCAAGTGCTTCTCCATGGCAGCCAGTTCCCCGCGGTTCCTCAGAAAACTCGGTCTACTAAGGGATGCCAAGTGGAAGGAGCTGCCCGCTCGTCTGAATCGCCTGTATGTGCAGGGCCTGAGGGTTGTGTTCCTCCTGCCCGTTTTCTATGTCCTGGACCGCTATCGAGTGGAAGTGCTCGCAGGCCACATCCAGGCGGATGACAATGAGGCCTACTGGCGATTTACAGAGCATTACACAGGAGCGACAGCGCCATCGAAGAGGACCAACGCACAGTTCGATGTTCCGGCCAAGCTACTCATGGAGGTGGATGATCAGTATGCCAG CCACTTTCTAAGCATTGTTTTGCAGTTCCAACTGCTGAAACACTTTTGCGCCGAGTCGGGACAGTTTGAAAATGGGAATCCCAGCAAACCTTTGGACCTGTGCGATCTCTCCGATCAGCGAGGCATAGGAGGGATTCTCCAAAAGGGCATGTCACTGGGCTCTTCGGTCCACTACAGACAAGTACTGCAGACACTTGTGGGAGAACCTGAGATCAGCATTGAGGGCTTGCTGACCTATTTTCGACCTCTACAAGATTGGTTGCAAGAGGAAAATCAAAAGAATGACCTGGAAGTGGGTTGGAAATAA
- the LOC108034339 gene encoding angiotensin-converting enzyme — MRVYLVALLATWGVCLALPQEEIEAKEYLENLNKELAKRSNVEIEAMWNYGSNITAENERKKNEVSAELAKFKKEVARDTAKYQWRSFQSEDLRRQFKALNKLGYAALPEADFAELLQSISSMETNYAKVKICDYKDKAKCDLALEPEIEDVISKSRDHEKLAYFWREFYDKAGTPMRTQFERYVELNTKAAKLNSYVRYRLRKHYGESVVSETGPIPMHLLGNLWAQQWSMIADIVSPFPEKPMVDISGEMQKQGYTALKMFQIADDFFTSMNLTKLPQSFWEKSIIEKPTDGRDLVCHASAWDFYLVDDVRSKQCTLVLQDQLFTIHHELGHIQYFLQYQHQPFVYRNGANPGFHEAVGDVLALSVSTPKHLEKIGLLKDYVRDEETRINQLFLAALDKIVFLPFAFTMDKYRWSLFRGEVDKANWNCAFWKLRAEYSGIEPPVVRSEKDFDPPAKYHVSADYEYLRYLVSFIIQFQFHKSACIKAGQYEANNAELPLDNCDIYGSTEVGAAFHKMLSMGSSKPWPDALEAFSGERIMSGKAIAEYFEPLRVWLEAENIKNNVHIGWTTSDKCVSS, encoded by the exons ATGAGAGTGTATCTGGTGGCACTGCTGGCCACCTGGGGGGTATGCCTAGCGTTGCCCCAGGAGGAGATCGAGGCGAAGGAGTACCTGGAGAATCTGAACAAAGAGCTGGCCAAACGGAGCAACGTTGAAATAGAAGCGATGTGGAACTATGGCTCCAACATAACCGCCGAGAACGAGCGGAAAAAGAATGAAGTCTCCGCCGAGTTGGCCAAGTTCAAGAAGGAGGTGGCCAGAGACACCGCCAAGTACCAGTGGCGCTCCTTCCAGTCGGAGGATCTGAGGCGCCAGTTCAAAGCCCTCAACAAGTTGGGATACGCCGCTCTGCCCGAAGCCGACTTCGCTGAGTTACTCCAATCCATCTCCTCCATGGAGACGAATTACGCCAAGGTGAAGATCTGCGACTACAAGGACAAGGCCAAGTGTGACCTGGCCCTCGAGccggagatcgaggacgtcATCAGCAAGAGCCGCGACCACGAGAAGCTAGCCTACTTCTGGCGCGAGTTCTACGACAAGGCCGGAACCCCTATGCGGACCCAGTTCGAGCGATACGTGGAGCTCAACACCAAGGCGGCCAAGCTGAACA GCTATGTGAGGTACCGCCTGCGCAAACACTATGGCGAATCGGTGGTCTCCGAGACAGGACCCATCCCCATGCACCTTTTGGGCAACTTGTGGGCGCAGCAGTGGTCGATGATTGCCGACATTGTGTCGCCGTTCCCCGAGAAACCCATGGTCGATATCAGCGGCGAGATGCAGAAGCAGGGCTACACAGCCCTCAAAATGTTCCAGATTGCCGACGACTTCTTCACCTCAATGAACCTCACCAAGCTGCCGCA GAGCTTTTGGGAAAAGTCGATCATTGAGAAGCCCACCGATGGCCGTGATCTCGTTTGCCACGCCAGTGCCTGGGACTTTTACCTCGTCGACGATGTGCGCAGCAAGCAGTGCACCCTGGTTCTCCAGGACCAGCTCTTCACCATTCACCATGAACTGGGTCACATCCAGTACTTCCTGCAGTACCAGCACCAGCCGTTCGTCTACCGCAATGGAGCCAATCCCGGATTCCACGAGGCCGTTGGCGATGTCCTCGCCCTGTCCGTCTCAACCCCCAAGCACCTTGAGAAGATCGGTTTGCTTAAGGACTATGTGCGCGACGAGGAAACGCGAATCAACCAGCTATTCCTCGCCGCCCTGGACAAGATAGTCTTCCTGCCCTTCGCCTTCACCATGGACAAGTACCGCTGGTCGCTTTTCCGCGGCGAGGTGGACAAGGCCAACTGGAACTGCGCCTTCTGGAAGTTGAGGGCAGAGTACTCCGGCATTGAGCCACCAGTAGTGCGAAGCGAGAAGGATTTCGATCCCCCGGCCAAATACCATGTATCCGCGGACTACGAGTACCTCAG GTACCTGGTCTCCTTTATCATTCAGTTCCAGTTCCACAAGTCAGCTTGCATCAAAGCTGGGCAGTACGAAGCCAACAATGCGGAGCTTCCGCTGGATAACTGCGATATCTATGGCAGTACTGAGGTCGGAGCAGCTTTCCA CAAAATGCTGTCCATGGGCTCCTCGAAACCCTGGCCCGATGCACTGGAAGCCTTCAGCGGAGAACGCATCATGTCCGGAAAGGCCATTGCCGAATACTTCGAGCCCCTGCGCGTTTGGCTGGAGGCCGAGAACATTAAGAATAATGTGCACATTGGCTGGACCACTTCAGATA AGTGCGTGTCTTCTTAA
- the LOC127010629 gene encoding uncharacterized protein LOC127010629 has product MYKIEIAIFFAFIACNLYSTARSQDYAYWPTRPQPIPQTLIPQAGNLHGSLLETLLLIQILEKLNKIEESCRPSVKFAQQDEPCVLTDAPNQCGAFCLAAQRPFIDSNQDFQKRLQTLAEKLNERLGRIEEGNAELKNLVQIQKKTLKNLQKIQKEMLATLGSKEKGKVTKLETDDDDYEYFED; this is encoded by the coding sequence atgtacaaaatcGAAATTGCTATTTTTTTCGCCTTCATCGCCTGCAATCTGTACAGTACGGCTAGATCCCAGGATTATGCTTACTGGCCCACTCGTCCGCAGCCCATTCCGCAGACATTGATTCCCCAAGCTGGAAATCTTCATGGAAGCCTCTTGGAGACCCTTCTTCTTATCCAAATTCTGGAGAAGCTgaataaaattgaagaaaGTTGTAGGCCAAGTGTGAAATTTGCTCAACAAGATGAACCATGTGTGCTTACCGATGCCCCTAATCAATGTGGAGCTTTCTGCCTCGCCGCTCAAAGGCCGTTCATAGATAGCAATCAAGATTTTCAGAAGCGGCTGCAAACACTtgctgaaaaattaaatgagagGCTGGGCAGAATTGAAGAAGGAAATGCAGAACTAAAGAACCTGGTACAAattcaaaagaaaactctgaaaaatttgcaaaaaattcaaaaagaaatGTTAGCCACATTGGGCTCTAAAGAAAAAGGAAAGGTAACGAAATTAGAgaccgatgatgatgattatgAGTACTTTGAGGATTAG
- the LOC108034148 gene encoding uncharacterized protein LOC108034148, whose protein sequence is MSHPFGSDGPHFRRARQRDRFPSLIDGLGVTGDGLVSKMGSSSTADMESLVKEGGLTTSQPEKRAGHPALDANVPPHRLYLRSTSRGLRRAIDIFLPRFQPDGNLVSSDGDQLSEDNVESSSNAQSISVAQETSFSQLPAAPRQLDEI, encoded by the coding sequence ATGAGCCATCCCTTTGGATCTGACGGCCCGCACTTCAGGCGAGCGCGTCAGCGGGACAGATTTCCCAGTCTGATCGACGGGTTGGGTGTCACTGGGGATGGTCTGGTGTCCAAAATGGGAAGCTCGAGCACCGCAGATATGGAATCCCTGGTCAAGGAGGGTGGCTTAACAACTTCCCAGCCGGAAAAGCGAGCGGGCCATCCAGCATTGGACGCAAACGTACCGCCCCACAGGCTGTATCTACGCTCCACATCACGAGGATTGCGTCGAGCCATCGACATCTTCCTGCCACGATTTCAACCCGATGGGAACTTAGTCTCCTCTGACGGAGATCAGTTGTCTGAGGACAACGTGGAGTCCTCGTCCAACGCTCAATCGATATCGGTGGCGCAAGAAACCAGTTTTTCACAGCTTCCTGCTGCCCCTCGGCAACTGGATGAGATTTGA
- the LOC108034147 gene encoding glycine, alanine and asparagine-rich protein isoform X2, with protein MASKRKASVLLHKETIPATPVVSTDTTASVVGVGVGGVAGGGAGASAAAGAVGTGGLLGEVVSGLGGGLVSESEAYAGLMKDADKLKLMLLAWNYQNSTAVRNGTEGPDLSVVGGLWAQYQNALAQNAAAAAAASGKMDSSLSPVPRQDAHSPMETQDETNSSGQKEEDEVSEDDSDDKLDEKLATTHDPERLKAFNMFVRLFVDENLDRIIPISKQPKEKIQAIIDSCARQFPEFSDRSRKRIRTYLKSCRRNKKTRDGWENTTRPTPAHLTSVQAEQILAIACENESMNAKRMRIGLEPITHAVPAPGSAVAAAAAAAAAAAVVAATSSGAGGTITTTAGNATATCGMGGVADAAGLTSVAASALPFASAVGFARSTPNSEHADVLPFGGAVGTVGGSGGGGAAGGGGGGMSSARSSPLALSSNASVSGGASVTGLALANGAGASNGAGLPASSPYTTDFSSPSTASPFVAAAAAVAAGRAPSYPGYFPGVAGLGNVTPTDLSMKPTSLSSGLGGNLASNNNSNSSVAGNINSQLSAANLATLSNANNNNALVTATQQLQQLQQQQQQQQQQQQQQQQQQQQLLVAGGGGMDGQSVRAPPILPHKLSANEVSAARQVISAYRESAAFLLRTADQVEQLLVQQQ; from the exons GAAACCATTCCGGCAACACCGGTCGTGAGCACCGACACCACCGCCAGCGTGGTTGGTGTGGGCGTGGGAGGCGTCGCCGGAGGAGGGGCCGGGGCTAGTGCAGCAGCCGGAGCGGTTGGCACCGGCGGCCTGCTGGGCGAGGTGGTCAGCGGACTGGGCGGTGGCCTGGTCAGCGAATCCGAGGCCTACGCCGGCCTGATGAAGGACGCCGACAAGCTGAAGCTGATGCTGCTGGCCTGGAACTACCAGAACTCGACGGCGGTGCGCAACGGGACCGAGGGTCCCGACCTGAGCGTGGTGGGCGGTCTGTGGGCCCAGTACCAGAACGCGCTGGCCCAGAATGCGgccgcagcggcggcggcgagcGGCAAGATGGACAGCTCGCTGTCGCCGGTGCCGCGACAGGACGCCCACTCGCCCATGGAGACGCAGGACGAGACGAACTCGTCCGGCCagaaggaggaggacgaggtgTCCGAGGACGACTCCGACGACAAGCTGGAcgagaagctggccaccacaCACGATCCCGAGCGGCTCAAAGCCTTCAAT ATGTTCGTGCGACTGTTCGTCGATGAGAATCTCGATCGCATCATCCCCATCTCGAAGCAGCCCAAGGAGAAGATCCAGGCCATCATCGACTCGTGCGCCCGGCAGTTCCCGGAGTTCAGCGACCGATCCCGCAAGCGAATCCGCACCTATCTGAAGTCGTGCCGGCGCAACAAGAAGACCCGCGACGGATGGGAGAACACG ACCCGACCCACTCCCGCTCATCTGACGTCCGTGCAGGCGGAGCAAATCCTGGCCATTGCCTGCGAGAACGAGTCCATGAACGCCAAGCGGATGCGCATCGGCCTGGAGCCCATCACGCACGCCGTTCCCGCTCCCGGGAGCGCGGTGgccgcagcagcggcggcagcggcggccgcCGCGGTGGTGGCCGCCACAAGTTCGGGAGCCGGCGGCACCATCACCACGACCGCCGGAAACGCCACGGCGACCTGCGGCATGGGCGGTGTGgcggacgccgccggactgaCCAGCGTGGCGGCCTCCGCTCTTCCGTTCGCCAGCGCCGTCGGCTTCGCGCGCTCCACGCCCAACTCGGAGCACGCGGACGTGCTGCCCTTCGGAGGGGCAGTGGGCACTGTGGGCGGCAGCGGGGGCGGTGGTGCCGCcggcggaggcggtggcgggATGAGCTCGGCGCGCAGCTCCCCCCTAGCCCTCAGCTCGAACGCCAGCGTGAGCGGCGGCGCCAGCGTGACCGGGTTGGCCCTGGCCAACGGAGCAGGCGCCTCCAACGGCGCCGGACTGCCGGCCAGCAGTCCGTACACCACGGACTTCAGCTCCCCCTCGACGGCCTCTCCCTTCgtcgccgcagcagcagccgtcGCCGCGGGCCGTGCTCCCAGCTATCCCGGCTACTTTCCCGGAGTGGCTGGCCTGGGAAATG TCACGCCCACCGACCTCTCGATGAAGCCGACCAGCCTGTCCAGCGGCCTCGGCGGCAACTtggccagcaacaacaacagcaacagctcCGTGGCCGGCAACATCAACTCGCAGCTGAGTGCCGCCAACCTGGCCACCTTGAGCAATgcgaacaacaacaacgcgcTGGTCACCGCCAcgcagcagttgcagcagctgcagcagcaacagcaacagcagcagcagcaacagcagcagcaacaacagcagcagcaacaactgctgGTGGCCGGCGGCGGGGGGATGGACGGGCAGTCCGTCCGCGCACCGCCCATCCTGCCGCACAAGCTGAGCGCCAACGAGGTGTCCGCCGCCCGGCAGGTGATATCCGCTTACCGCGAGAGCGCCGCCTTCCTGCTGCGCACCGCCGACCAGGTGGAGCAGCTGCTCGTCCAGCAGCAGTAG